In Burkholderia sp. GAS332, one DNA window encodes the following:
- a CDS encoding prolyl oligopeptidase, whose amino-acid sequence MPASPAPFSWPLSPDPFLSLEALDDPDALAWVEAQNARTHAAWCSGAAFASLKQRLADAYLPRERPVIPDRWKDWAYDLWQDERNPKGIWRRTTWAAWRSGAPVWQNLLDFDALGAAEGTPWVCVELDILYPDGDRALITLSPGGSDALVVREFDIDAQRFVDDGFVIAKAGKHTASWIDRDTLYVGWDNGRKTLTRSGYPREVRRWTRGSALTDAPVVFKGAFGDIGVEAHYDPIEQRHTVVSSVDFFDSHTYYLDSADGTADGANTADVASAASAANGANGANAWRQYDVPSHVAVGGWQGWLLLEPRLDWDCKGVRYPGGALLAVREDAFLNGEHDVVPLFTPTSQTSACEWTHTRNHLIVSYLDDVQSKTSLWAPSQAADQAWHWHQRVFPSRDDVQADVSPIEPTLNDEVFVDTDDYLQPPAYWLTDLAHDDLSQWELLDRWPTQFDATPFAVTHGHAVSADGTRVPYTVIGPRVAQHAGQGRTTRTAQPMHEQTHEQTHEQTNGQAHEQARPCLLNGYGGFAIPLLPSYLTGQGIGWLARGGVYVVAHIRGGGEFGTQWHTAAQGEHRQRAFDDFIAVAEALISTGVTSAAQLGIQGGSNGGLLVAACMVQRPELFGAVVCEVPLLDMSRYHLLHAGASWIDEYGDPDEPDEASVLAAYSPYHRVSADVAYPPVLFTTSTADDRVHPGHARKMAARMQSLGVERVWYRENTEGGHGGSDELEQAAHDAMVFEFLWRCLNGPA is encoded by the coding sequence ATGCCCGCTTCTCCCGCTCCTTTCTCCTGGCCGCTTTCCCCCGATCCCTTTCTGTCGCTCGAAGCGCTCGACGACCCTGACGCGCTTGCGTGGGTCGAAGCGCAGAACGCCCGCACGCATGCCGCATGGTGCAGCGGCGCGGCATTCGCGTCGCTCAAACAACGGCTTGCCGACGCTTATCTGCCGCGCGAGCGTCCGGTGATCCCCGATCGCTGGAAGGACTGGGCCTACGATCTGTGGCAGGACGAACGCAATCCCAAAGGCATCTGGCGGCGTACAACGTGGGCGGCCTGGCGCAGTGGTGCGCCCGTCTGGCAAAACCTGCTCGATTTCGACGCGCTCGGTGCGGCCGAAGGCACGCCATGGGTCTGTGTCGAACTCGACATTCTCTATCCGGACGGCGATCGCGCGCTGATCACGCTGTCGCCGGGCGGCTCGGATGCGCTGGTGGTGCGCGAGTTCGATATCGACGCACAACGGTTTGTCGACGACGGTTTCGTGATCGCGAAGGCCGGCAAGCACACGGCTTCGTGGATCGATCGGGATACGCTCTATGTCGGCTGGGACAACGGCCGCAAGACGCTGACACGCTCGGGCTATCCGCGCGAAGTGCGGCGCTGGACGCGGGGCAGTGCGCTGACCGACGCGCCGGTGGTCTTCAAGGGGGCGTTCGGCGATATCGGGGTGGAAGCCCACTACGATCCGATCGAGCAGCGTCACACCGTGGTGAGCAGCGTCGATTTCTTCGATTCGCATACGTACTACCTCGATAGCGCCGATGGCACCGCAGATGGTGCGAATACAGCCGATGTGGCCAGTGCCGCCAGTGCCGCCAATGGTGCCAATGGTGCCAATGCCTGGCGGCAGTACGATGTGCCGTCGCATGTCGCGGTCGGCGGCTGGCAGGGCTGGCTGCTGCTCGAGCCGCGCCTCGATTGGGACTGCAAGGGTGTGCGCTATCCGGGCGGCGCGTTGCTGGCCGTCCGCGAAGACGCGTTTTTGAATGGCGAGCATGACGTTGTGCCGCTTTTCACGCCGACATCGCAAACCTCCGCCTGCGAATGGACACACACGCGCAATCATCTGATCGTGTCGTACCTGGACGATGTGCAGAGCAAGACCTCGCTGTGGGCCCCGTCGCAAGCGGCTGATCAGGCCTGGCACTGGCATCAACGTGTCTTTCCGTCGCGTGACGATGTGCAAGCCGACGTCTCACCCATCGAGCCGACGCTGAACGACGAAGTGTTCGTCGATACCGACGATTATTTGCAGCCGCCTGCCTACTGGCTCACCGATCTTGCCCACGACGACCTGAGCCAGTGGGAGTTGCTGGACCGCTGGCCGACTCAGTTCGATGCGACGCCATTCGCCGTGACGCATGGGCACGCGGTGTCCGCGGACGGCACACGGGTGCCGTACACCGTGATCGGACCGCGGGTTGCGCAACACGCTGGGCAAGGGCGGACGACGCGGACCGCTCAGCCGATGCACGAGCAAACGCACGAGCAAACCCACGAGCAAACGAATGGACAAGCGCACGAGCAAGCGCGCCCATGTCTGCTCAACGGCTACGGCGGCTTCGCGATTCCGTTGCTGCCGAGTTACCTGACCGGACAGGGCATTGGCTGGCTGGCGCGCGGCGGCGTGTATGTGGTGGCGCATATTCGCGGCGGCGGTGAGTTCGGCACGCAGTGGCATACGGCGGCGCAGGGTGAGCATCGCCAGCGCGCGTTCGACGATTTCATCGCGGTGGCCGAGGCGCTCATCAGCACAGGCGTGACCAGCGCCGCGCAACTCGGCATTCAGGGCGGCAGCAATGGCGGCCTGCTGGTCGCGGCGTGCATGGTGCAGCGGCCCGAGTTGTTCGGCGCCGTGGTGTGCGAGGTGCCGCTGCTCGACATGAGCCGCTATCACCTGTTGCACGCAGGCGCGTCATGGATCGATGAATATGGCGATCCGGACGAGCCCGACGAAGCCAGCGTGCTGGCGGCTTACTCGCCCTATCACCGTGTCAGTGCGGACGTGGCGTATCCGCCCGTGCTGTTCACCACGTCGACTGCAGACGACCGCGTGCACCCCGGACACGCGCGCAAGATGGCCGCGCGCATGCAGTCGCTGGGTGTGGAAAGGGTCTGGTATCGGGAGAACACGGAAGGGGGCCACGGCGGCTCCGATGAGCTGGAGCAGGCCGCGCACGATGCGATGGTGTTCGAATTCTTGTGGCGTTGCTTGAACGGGCCGGCGTAG
- a CDS encoding Exodeoxyribonuclease III, whose translation MKIATWNVNSLKVRLQHVIDWLETSHADVLCLQELKLTDDKFPRAELEEKGYRSWFAGQKTYNGVGILVRDGLNVDESSIVRNLPGFEDPQQRVIAATVEGVRIISAYFPNGQAPGTDKFAYKLRWLAALHDWIASEMALHPKLALLGDYNIAPEDRDVHDPKAWEGQNLVSPEERAEFVRLIELGLVDAFRQFEQPEKIYSWWDYRMMAFRRNAGMRIDHILLSKALAEVCSSCDVDKVPRKWEQPSDHAPVVAQIG comes from the coding sequence ATGAAGATTGCCACCTGGAACGTCAACTCCCTCAAAGTCCGCCTGCAGCACGTCATCGACTGGCTCGAAACCAGCCATGCGGATGTGCTGTGCCTGCAGGAATTGAAGCTGACCGACGACAAATTCCCCCGCGCCGAACTCGAAGAGAAAGGCTACCGGAGCTGGTTCGCGGGCCAGAAGACCTATAACGGCGTCGGCATCCTGGTGCGTGACGGCCTGAACGTCGACGAAAGCAGCATCGTGCGCAATCTCCCCGGTTTTGAGGACCCGCAGCAACGCGTGATCGCCGCGACCGTCGAGGGCGTGCGCATCATCTCCGCGTACTTTCCGAACGGTCAGGCGCCAGGCACCGATAAATTCGCCTACAAGCTGCGCTGGCTCGCCGCCCTGCACGACTGGATCGCGAGCGAAATGGCGCTGCATCCAAAGCTCGCGCTGCTCGGCGACTACAACATCGCGCCTGAAGATCGTGACGTGCACGATCCGAAAGCGTGGGAAGGCCAGAATCTGGTGTCGCCCGAAGAGCGCGCCGAGTTCGTGCGGCTGATCGAACTCGGTCTCGTCGATGCGTTCCGTCAGTTCGAGCAGCCGGAGAAGATCTACTCGTGGTGGGATTACCGGATGATGGCGTTCCGCCGCAATGCGGGGATGCGTATCGACCACATTCTGCTGTCGAAGGCGCTTGCCGAAGTGTGCTCGTCCTGCGATGTCGACAAGGTGCCGCGCAAGTGGGAGCAACCGTCGGACCACGCGCCGGTCGTCGCACAGATCGGCTGA
- a CDS encoding Phytanoyl-CoA dioxygenase (PhyH): MNTRENKRFFDHPVVAETPIDRQTQVFKYEAFPQSGPYPWLDLPDAKQKIESRLRNREITEQQAEWCRKWVDDGYLTIDRFFDEKQLDEMWAAYEKAIETGVLNPPVEPLFAGDTLPGRTLNPHFSVDEVRAMLFDERMSELVSLLLGAKAAPFQTIGGHKSSEQLQHSDSIHMSTYPNGYLVANWIAFEDIHPDSGPLVFHPGSHKLPYAMSDALGMPFGCGYSAYHDIYEPAIQKIIADHALEAHYFLPKKGDVLLWHANLLHGGSKMKNPAQVSRKALVCHFFSEGCLCYHDLTGMPSSLTPLEFEAEAYLKANPDVEASGGDALQHYVYYGRFEGRPLRPVQPEKTVIPPELAAIGFDANLYLEANPDVAAAGVDPVAHYLAHGRLENRLLRP, encoded by the coding sequence ATGAATACGCGAGAGAACAAACGCTTTTTCGATCACCCGGTTGTCGCGGAGACGCCGATCGACCGCCAGACGCAAGTCTTCAAATATGAAGCCTTCCCGCAGAGCGGCCCGTACCCCTGGCTTGATCTGCCGGACGCCAAGCAGAAAATTGAATCGCGTCTGAGAAATCGGGAAATCACCGAGCAACAAGCCGAATGGTGTCGGAAATGGGTTGACGATGGCTATCTCACCATTGATCGCTTTTTCGACGAAAAGCAACTTGATGAAATGTGGGCTGCCTATGAAAAGGCAATCGAAACCGGTGTATTGAATCCGCCGGTCGAGCCGCTGTTCGCTGGCGATACGCTACCCGGCCGAACGCTCAATCCGCACTTCTCTGTCGACGAAGTCCGGGCCATGCTTTTCGACGAAAGAATGAGCGAATTGGTCAGCCTGCTTCTGGGCGCGAAGGCCGCGCCGTTTCAGACTATCGGCGGACACAAGAGCAGCGAGCAGCTACAACACTCCGACTCGATCCATATGTCCACGTATCCCAACGGATATCTGGTCGCCAACTGGATCGCGTTCGAAGACATCCATCCGGATTCGGGGCCGCTGGTCTTTCACCCCGGTAGCCACAAGTTGCCGTATGCCATGTCCGATGCATTGGGAATGCCGTTCGGGTGCGGGTACTCCGCGTATCACGACATTTACGAGCCAGCCATCCAGAAGATCATCGCCGACCATGCGCTCGAAGCACACTACTTCTTGCCGAAAAAAGGCGACGTGTTGCTATGGCACGCTAACCTGCTGCATGGTGGCAGCAAGATGAAAAATCCCGCCCAGGTGAGCCGCAAAGCACTGGTCTGCCATTTCTTCTCGGAGGGATGCCTGTGCTACCACGACCTGACCGGGATGCCGTCTTCGCTGACGCCTCTGGAATTCGAAGCTGAGGCTTATCTGAAAGCCAATCCGGACGTCGAAGCATCCGGTGGGGACGCGCTGCAGCACTATGTGTACTACGGTCGATTCGAGGGGCGCCCGCTCCGGCCCGTTCAACCGGAGAAAACCGTGATTCCCCCGGAGCTCGCCGCAATCGGTTTCGATGCCAATCTGTATCTCGAAGCCAACCCCGACGTCGCAGCGGCCGGTGTCGACCCTGTTGCTCACTATCTCGCGCATGGACGATTGGAGAACCGTCTCCTGCGCCCCTGA
- a CDS encoding Methyltransferase domain-containing protein → MKETELDLYSTEEPSHALALTLFDGTWISNVPGYGLGTAPHFEDGRLQWLERECGGIAGKSVLELGPMEGGHTFMLAKAGASRILSIEANSKCFLKCLLVQNALKFNAEFMYGDFRALLRKREQRFDLILASGVLYHMTDPVSLLEDMAHASDSICIWTHYYDSDVAKVNSNMQTHLEVDPKISSFRGKTIETHRMDYRQSIENTKFIGGTAPHAYWITKESLMTVLNELGMTVMVGLDDHDHPAGPSILLYATRIPKFNETGYLERNPDVAQAVANGHFKSGAEHYTLFGRAEGRARD, encoded by the coding sequence TTGAAAGAAACTGAGCTGGACCTGTACTCGACAGAAGAGCCGAGCCACGCCTTGGCGCTCACCCTCTTCGATGGTACGTGGATATCGAATGTGCCCGGTTATGGCCTTGGCACAGCCCCCCACTTTGAAGATGGGCGCCTCCAGTGGCTCGAACGGGAGTGCGGCGGCATTGCAGGGAAGAGCGTGCTTGAACTCGGCCCCATGGAAGGCGGCCATACTTTCATGCTTGCCAAGGCCGGTGCGTCACGAATCCTTTCGATCGAGGCAAACTCAAAGTGCTTCCTGAAATGCTTGCTCGTTCAGAATGCCTTGAAGTTTAATGCCGAGTTCATGTATGGCGACTTCCGGGCATTACTTCGAAAGCGTGAGCAGCGGTTTGACCTGATTCTTGCGAGCGGCGTGCTTTATCACATGACCGATCCAGTTTCCCTACTGGAAGACATGGCGCACGCGTCCGACTCAATCTGCATCTGGACGCATTACTACGACTCGGATGTTGCGAAGGTCAATTCAAATATGCAGACTCACCTCGAAGTCGACCCGAAAATTTCCAGTTTTCGCGGCAAGACGATCGAGACGCATCGAATGGACTACCGCCAGAGCATTGAGAACACGAAGTTCATCGGCGGGACCGCCCCGCACGCCTACTGGATAACGAAAGAAAGCCTGATGACGGTTCTCAATGAGCTTGGCATGACGGTAATGGTCGGGCTGGATGACCATGACCACCCAGCGGGCCCTTCGATTCTTCTTTATGCTACGCGCATCCCCAAGTTCAACGAAACTGGCTATCTTGAACGAAACCCCGATGTCGCACAGGCTGTAGCGAATGGGCACTTCAAATCAGGGGCCGAACACTACACCCTTTTCGGGCGCGCAGAAGGGCGTGCACGCGATTGA
- a CDS encoding aspartate racemase, producing the protein MKTIGVIGGMSWESTAEYYALMNRHAKARLGGHHNARSLMVTVDFASIEANQRAGDWTALGKQMAEAARQLERGGADLVILATNTMHRVCESIEQAIDVPFLHIADPTGNALRAAGIERVGLLGTRYTMEQTFYTGRLRERYGLETRVPEEAERADVHRIIYDELCHGKVNEASRAVYQRVIEGLAAQGAQAVILGCTEITLLIKPEDSALPVFDTTALHAQAAVEWAIESD; encoded by the coding sequence ATGAAAACCATCGGCGTGATCGGCGGCATGAGTTGGGAATCGACCGCCGAGTACTACGCGCTCATGAACCGCCACGCCAAGGCGCGCCTCGGCGGCCATCACAATGCCCGCAGCCTGATGGTGACGGTCGACTTCGCGTCGATCGAGGCCAACCAGCGCGCCGGCGACTGGACCGCGCTCGGCAAACAGATGGCCGAGGCCGCACGTCAACTCGAACGCGGCGGCGCCGACCTGGTGATACTGGCGACCAACACGATGCATCGCGTGTGTGAATCGATCGAACAGGCGATCGACGTGCCCTTCCTGCACATCGCCGATCCGACCGGCAACGCGCTGCGGGCCGCGGGAATCGAGCGGGTGGGTTTGCTGGGTACACGCTATACGATGGAGCAGACGTTCTATACAGGGCGCTTACGCGAGCGCTACGGCCTCGAGACACGGGTTCCTGAAGAAGCCGAACGCGCGGACGTGCATCGCATCATCTATGACGAGTTGTGCCACGGCAAAGTGAATGAGGCCTCGCGCGCGGTGTATCAGCGTGTGATTGAAGGACTCGCTGCGCAGGGTGCGCAGGCGGTGATTCTCGGCTGCACGGAAATCACTCTGCTGATCAAGCCGGAAGACTCCGCATTACCTGTGTTCGACACGACCGCGCTGCATGCGCAAGCGGCAGTGGAATGGGCGATCGAGTCGGACTGA
- a CDS encoding cytosine deaminase, whose translation MDLIIRRAMLPPSAALQHKQHPQPVDVGIEAGRIVAVEPNLAASAREEIDAAGSLVTPPFVDPHFHMDATLSYGLPRVNASGTLLEGIALWGELKPDLTQEALIERALQYCDWAVARGLLAIRSHVDVCDPRLLAVEALVEVKRRVAPYLDLQLVAFPQDGVLRSAGAFDNLKRAIAMGVDVVGGIPHFERTMADGAQSVRMLCEFAAEQGLRVDMHCDESDDPMSRHIETLAAETHRLGLHGRVTGSHLTSMHSMDNYYVSKLLPLMRESGVAAIANPLINITLQGRSDTYPKRRGMTRVPEMMAAGINVAFGHDCVMDPWYSLGSGDMLEVAHMGLHVAQMTGVDGMHACFDAVTVNAARILGLEGYGIALGCAANLVLLDARDPVEAIRLRAARLAVVSRGKVVSRAPAARAALSLEGRPAQVDFKLHRD comes from the coding sequence ATGGATCTGATCATCCGCCGCGCAATGCTGCCGCCGAGCGCCGCGTTGCAGCACAAGCAACACCCGCAGCCGGTCGACGTAGGCATCGAAGCGGGCCGCATCGTCGCCGTCGAACCGAATCTGGCCGCGAGCGCGCGCGAAGAAATCGACGCTGCCGGTTCGCTCGTCACGCCGCCATTCGTCGATCCGCATTTCCACATGGACGCGACGCTGTCGTACGGACTGCCGCGCGTGAACGCATCGGGCACCTTGCTGGAAGGCATCGCGCTGTGGGGCGAACTGAAGCCGGACCTCACCCAGGAGGCGCTGATCGAGCGCGCGCTGCAGTATTGCGACTGGGCTGTCGCGCGCGGTCTGCTGGCGATTCGCAGCCACGTGGATGTGTGCGATCCGCGCCTGCTCGCGGTCGAGGCGCTGGTCGAAGTGAAGCGTCGCGTCGCACCGTATCTCGATCTGCAACTGGTCGCGTTTCCGCAGGACGGCGTCTTGCGCAGCGCAGGCGCATTCGACAATCTCAAGCGTGCGATCGCGATGGGCGTCGACGTGGTCGGCGGGATTCCGCATTTCGAACGCACGATGGCCGACGGCGCGCAGTCCGTGCGCATGTTGTGCGAGTTCGCGGCGGAGCAGGGCTTGCGGGTCGATATGCATTGCGACGAATCGGACGATCCGATGTCGCGCCATATCGAAACGCTCGCCGCTGAAACGCACCGGCTCGGCTTGCATGGGCGCGTGACCGGTTCGCATCTGACCTCGATGCATTCGATGGACAACTACTACGTCAGCAAACTCCTGCCGCTGATGCGCGAGTCGGGCGTCGCCGCCATCGCCAATCCGCTGATCAACATCACGCTGCAAGGCCGTAGCGACACGTATCCGAAACGGCGTGGCATGACACGCGTGCCCGAGATGATGGCGGCGGGCATCAACGTCGCGTTCGGCCACGACTGCGTGATGGACCCGTGGTATAGCCTTGGCTCGGGCGACATGCTCGAAGTCGCGCACATGGGCTTGCATGTTGCGCAGATGACGGGCGTCGACGGCATGCATGCGTGCTTCGACGCGGTCACGGTGAATGCCGCGCGTATTCTCGGTCTGGAAGGCTACGGCATCGCGCTGGGGTGCGCCGCTAATCTCGTGCTGCTCGACGCACGCGATCCGGTCGAAGCGATCCGCCTGCGCGCCGCGCGGCTCGCGGTGGTGAGCCGCGGCAAGGTGGTGAGCCGTGCGCCTGCTGCGCGTGCGGCGTTGTCGCTGGAAGGGCGTCCTGCGCAGGTGGATTTCAAACTGCATCGCGATTAG
- a CDS encoding oligopeptidase A Metallo peptidase. MEROPS family M03A: MSTTPSKHDNPLLDFSDLPRFGEIRPEHVTPALDVLLADADAAVKRAAEPITPASWADVVEPVERATEPLSRAWSVVGHLNAVADTPELRAVYGENLPRVTEFWSSVGQNLALYEKYKALYASSDFSSLTGERKKILSNALRDFRLSGAELPEDQKPHFAELQERQAGLSKAFSDHVLDATNAYAYVVEAGDEAQLAGLPEDVIEAAKEAAEREGKTGYKFTLHFPSYFPVMQYSENRAMREAIYRAYVTRASELGPQYGNGKPEWDNTQVLADQLKLRAEEAHMLGYNNFAEVSLAPKMAESPAQVMAFLEDLATRARPHAEQDWTELREFAANELGMTDLQPWDMTFAAERLRQQRYSFSENEVKQYFPEDAVFKGLFKVTETLFSVRIRRDEAAVWHPDVRFFRVENQDGGLVAQFYLDLYAREGKRGGAWMDDARGRHKHTHGGVQTPVAYLTCNFSAPVGGKPACFTHDEVITLFHEFGHGLHHMLTRVDELGVSGINGVEWDAVELPSQFMENFCWEWDVLSDMTSHVETAKPLPRDLFDKMLAAKNFQSGLGTLRQIVFSMFDMQLHTGFDASGTKNATELASEINERFHVVPQAPFSRWPNTFSHIFAGGYAAGYYSYKWAEVLSADAYAAFEEAAQAASGSVLDQATGLRYRKEILEVGGSRPAMESFKAFRGREPNIDALLRHNGMTPAAAH, from the coding sequence ATGTCCACTACCCCCTCGAAGCACGACAATCCGCTCCTCGATTTCTCCGACCTGCCGCGCTTTGGCGAAATCCGCCCCGAACACGTCACGCCCGCCCTCGATGTTCTGCTCGCCGATGCCGACGCCGCCGTCAAGCGTGCCGCCGAGCCGATCACGCCCGCTTCGTGGGCCGACGTGGTCGAGCCGGTCGAGCGCGCCACCGAGCCGCTGTCGCGCGCCTGGAGCGTGGTCGGCCATCTGAACGCCGTAGCGGATACGCCGGAGCTGCGCGCCGTGTACGGTGAGAATCTGCCGCGCGTCACCGAATTCTGGTCGAGCGTCGGCCAGAATCTCGCGCTGTATGAGAAGTACAAGGCGCTTTACGCCAGCAGCGATTTCTCGTCGCTGACCGGCGAGCGCAAGAAAATCCTCAGCAATGCGCTGCGCGATTTCCGCCTGTCGGGCGCGGAGTTGCCGGAAGACCAGAAACCGCATTTCGCCGAATTGCAGGAACGCCAGGCGGGATTGTCGAAAGCGTTTTCGGATCACGTCCTCGACGCCACGAACGCCTACGCCTATGTCGTCGAAGCCGGCGATGAAGCACAACTCGCCGGCCTGCCCGAAGACGTGATCGAAGCCGCGAAGGAAGCGGCCGAGCGCGAAGGCAAGACCGGCTACAAATTCACGCTGCACTTCCCGTCGTATTTCCCGGTGATGCAGTACTCGGAAAATCGCGCGATGCGCGAAGCGATATACCGTGCGTATGTGACGCGCGCCTCCGAGCTCGGCCCGCAATACGGCAACGGCAAGCCCGAGTGGGACAACACTCAGGTGCTCGCCGACCAGTTGAAGCTGCGCGCGGAAGAAGCGCACATGCTGGGCTACAACAACTTCGCCGAAGTCTCACTCGCGCCCAAGATGGCCGAGTCGCCGGCGCAAGTCATGGCCTTCCTCGAAGACCTCGCCACGCGCGCGCGTCCGCACGCTGAACAGGACTGGACGGAACTGCGCGAATTTGCCGCGAACGAACTCGGCATGACCGACCTGCAGCCGTGGGACATGACGTTTGCCGCTGAACGTCTGCGTCAGCAGCGCTATTCGTTCTCCGAGAACGAAGTCAAACAGTACTTCCCGGAAGACGCCGTATTCAAAGGTCTCTTCAAGGTCACCGAAACGCTGTTCAGCGTGCGCATCCGTCGGGATGAAGCGGCGGTATGGCATCCGGATGTGCGCTTCTTCCGTGTCGAGAATCAGGACGGCGGCCTCGTCGCGCAGTTCTATCTCGACCTGTATGCACGCGAAGGCAAGCGCGGCGGCGCATGGATGGACGACGCGCGCGGCCGTCACAAGCACACGCACGGCGGCGTGCAAACGCCGGTGGCGTACCTGACCTGCAACTTCTCGGCGCCGGTCGGCGGCAAGCCCGCCTGCTTCACGCATGATGAAGTGATTACGCTGTTCCACGAGTTCGGCCACGGGTTGCATCACATGCTCACGCGGGTCGATGAACTCGGCGTGTCAGGCATCAACGGCGTCGAGTGGGACGCGGTCGAGTTGCCGTCGCAATTCATGGAGAACTTCTGCTGGGAATGGGACGTGTTGAGCGACATGACCTCGCACGTCGAAACCGCCAAGCCACTGCCGCGCGATCTGTTCGACAAGATGCTCGCCGCGAAGAATTTCCAGAGCGGTCTCGGCACGTTGCGCCAGATCGTGTTCTCGATGTTCGACATGCAACTGCATACCGGTTTCGATGCGTCCGGCACGAAGAACGCCACCGAACTCGCGAGCGAGATCAACGAGCGTTTCCACGTGGTGCCGCAAGCCCCGTTCTCGCGTTGGCCGAATACGTTCAGCCATATTTTCGCGGGCGGTTATGCGGCGGGCTACTACAGCTACAAGTGGGCTGAAGTGCTCTCCGCCGATGCCTATGCTGCGTTTGAGGAAGCGGCACAAGCCGCGAGCGGCAGTGTGCTCGATCAGGCGACCGGCCTGCGTTATCGCAAAGAGATTCTGGAAGTGGGCGGTAGCCGCCCCGCGATGGAATCGTTCAAGGCATTCCGCGGCCGCGAGCCGAATATCGATGCCTTGTTGCGGCACAACGGCATGACGCCTGCCGCGGCGCATTGA
- a CDS encoding Peptidoglycan/LPS O-acetylase OafA/YrhL, contains acyltransferase and SGNH-hydrolase domains, with the protein MNPLSHALSRNGNNFDLVRLLAAIAVVYGHSYLLQAPDGTTDWVQNALGFDGFGALGVYAFFLLSGMLVTASFDRQRSVPRFAALRIARLWPAVAGASLVTVFILGPLFTTLPLRDYFASGMTWANLDNFSTIVLKTGWALPGVFEHNRFPVDVCAPLWTLPLEVRCYLIVMVTGMLGLLSSARGVALAALLGCAAFVLRVHLPHLQIGLRDFSETPGGYSFWPEPFFMLGMLLYGWREQFDINGLTALALTMVFLVFRDTAGAQPLFYLAFVYGVLWVGTTPLLRRFVPRHDYSYGIYLYGFMVQQCVANIAPQLSHVTAVLIAAPFILLCAALSWHCVEQPVLKWCRGRLARRQTSLGTGLAARDQAAR; encoded by the coding sequence ATGAATCCGCTTTCGCACGCTCTATCGCGCAACGGCAACAATTTCGACCTCGTGCGGCTTCTTGCCGCCATTGCCGTCGTATATGGCCACTCGTATCTGCTGCAAGCGCCGGACGGCACGACGGACTGGGTCCAGAACGCGCTCGGCTTCGACGGCTTCGGCGCACTCGGCGTCTACGCGTTTTTTCTGTTGAGCGGCATGCTGGTGACCGCCAGTTTCGACCGTCAGCGCTCGGTGCCACGCTTCGCCGCGTTGCGCATCGCGCGCCTGTGGCCGGCGGTGGCGGGCGCTTCGCTGGTGACCGTGTTCATCCTCGGGCCGCTGTTCACGACACTGCCGCTGCGCGACTACTTCGCCTCCGGCATGACATGGGCCAACCTCGACAACTTCTCCACCATCGTGCTGAAAACCGGCTGGGCGCTGCCTGGCGTATTCGAGCACAACCGTTTTCCCGTTGACGTCTGCGCACCGTTGTGGACACTGCCGCTCGAAGTGCGCTGCTATCTGATCGTGATGGTGACCGGCATGCTGGGGCTCTTGTCCAGCGCGCGCGGCGTGGCGCTGGCCGCGCTGCTCGGGTGCGCCGCGTTCGTTCTGCGCGTGCATCTGCCGCATCTGCAGATCGGACTGCGTGACTTCAGCGAAACGCCCGGCGGCTATTCGTTCTGGCCGGAGCCGTTTTTCATGCTGGGGATGCTGCTATACGGCTGGCGCGAACAGTTTGACATCAACGGCCTGACGGCGCTCGCACTGACGATGGTGTTTCTGGTGTTCCGCGACACGGCCGGCGCGCAACCGCTGTTCTATCTGGCGTTTGTCTACGGCGTGCTGTGGGTGGGCACGACGCCGCTCTTGCGGCGCTTCGTGCCGCGTCACGATTACTCGTATGGGATTTATCTGTACGGCTTCATGGTGCAGCAATGCGTCGCGAATATCGCGCCGCAGTTGAGCCATGTCACGGCGGTGCTGATCGCCGCGCCGTTCATCCTGCTGTGCGCGGCGCTGTCGTGGCACTGCGTGGAGCAGCCGGTGCTGAAGTGGTGCCGCGGGCGCCTGGCGCGTCGGCAGACGTCGCTTGGCACGGGTCTGGCGGCTAGGGACCAGGCGGCGCGCTGA